GGCGGCTTGGAAATGAGCTATTCTATTTGGTTGAAAGGCTCTCTTTGGAAAACGGAGCTGACGGCTGGGGGTCAGCTCTACGAAACCCGACTGGGCAATATGGAGACGGGAGAGGCCTATATGGTTAACCCTGGAGGCGAGAGTTATCGGGCGCTCGGTCCTGGCGGAATGGGAGGTCCTGGCGCGATGGGCGGTCCGGGTGCCGGAGGTCCTCCTCCAGGCGGTAAGAAAGGGAAAAAGGAGAAGGAGCTAGATTTGGAGAAAATCGTTCTAGTGAAAGACGAGCAGAAGGAGATCCTGGGTACGGAAACTTCCTTAGAAGTGTTGAAAGGCCCTGGGAAGAAACTGAATTTCTGGTGGACCGGGGAGGGGGTTGCCTTTCCAGATCAAGCCTTGCCTCGTTTGAAGGGCTTCGAGGAAAAGAACATGGCACTGTCTCTCTACAGTAGGATGCACACCGGAGTACCTTTACTTATCGAAGTGGAAGGAGCTAAGGGGAAAAACGCCTTTTCTTTCGCAGCAGTGGCTATCGAACCGATGGAGCTAGAGGATAGCTTTCTGTCCTTGCCAGACGGTTACACTCAGGAAGCGGGCGGCATGCCCATGGGAGGTGGAGGCGGAGGTAGGCCTCCTCGTGGCGGAGGCCCTGGTGGTGGCGGTCCCGGGGGACCGGGCGGCGGAATGGGCCCTGGGATGTAGCAGGCTACTCGCCCTCTTCTCGTGGCCGATTGGCCGCGATATTGTCGAGCATCAGCATCGCGTCGGGATTTCCCTCGGCGCGTTTTAGCTTCTCGATCATGTCTCCAACGTTTTTCTCTTCCTCGACTTGTTCATCCAAGAACCATTTCAGAAAGGAAACTGTGGCGAAGTCGTCGGTCTGGATCGCGATCTTGTAGAGATTGTTGATTGCGGCAGTTACTTTTTTTTCCTGAGCGAGACTGGTTTCGAAAACTGCTAGCGGAGAGCTGAATTCGTACTCAGGCGCTTCGATTGCGGGAAGAGCGACCGTTGCCCCTCGATCTAGAAGGTAAGTGTAGAACTTCATGGCGTGCACTCGTTCCTCATCGCTTTGTAAAGACATCCAACTCGCGAATCCATCCCAGGAATTCGCTTCGAAATAGGAGGACATGGAAAGGTACGAGTAGGAAGCTTGAAATTCCATACCGATTTGGGCGTTCAAGGCGCTGGCGAGTTCGACGGGTAGATTCATGGGACGAGACTAGCTGGCTAGGAACCTAGTGTCGAGCGTTAGAGGAACTTTAGGCTACTTGAGCGCGATTGTGTCAGCGGCTGGAAGGCAGCAACTCGCTTGGATTCATACCGAATGCCTGTTTGAAGGCTCGTGCGAAGTGACTCGGGTTGGAGTAGCCCACGGAATTCGCGATTTCGATTACAGACTTGTCGCGTCGCTCCAGCATCTCGCGAGCTCGTTCCATGCGAATTTGTCTTAAATATCCGAATACGGTGGTACCGTAGTGCTCTTTGAAGCCTCGCTTAAGCTTAAATTCGTTTAAGTGGACCGTGCGGCTTAGGCTGGCGATGGAGTGGTCTTCGGAATAGCGATCGCTCATGATGCGAGCCGCTGCGGCTAGGGCGATGGAATCCCGAGTATCTCTAATTGGCGCGATCGCCCGGCATGGCGAAAAGAGCGGTTGGTCGAGTATCAGCACCAGCCATTCGAGAGACTTTGATTCGATCATCAATCGCTCGCGGGTATTGTTCCCCTCGAGTCCTGCCAGTTCTTCGGCGATGGATAGGAGTCTTCCCGCGCTCGAGTGGCAGCTTAGGTGAGGTTTTGCCTCGTCAATAAGCTCGGGAGAAATGGTGTCGGAGAACCCGGTCAGTTCTGCGGTAGCCTGCTGGTCGAAACCGATCCAAAAGACCTCGCTCGCCTCTTCGACATGGAACTCGAGAGGCTCCTGGGCAGGCTTAATAAGCAGCCAGTCGCCCGCATTGGGCTTAACGCGTTTTTCTCCGTGTTGGATCAGCTCCACGGTTCCGGAACAGATGAAGGCTATTTGCAAAAAGGAGCGAGCCGGCCAGTTCAGTCGGCCTTGTTGGAGGTTTGAGAGCGAGGCTCTCACAAAGGTCATCCCGGGTCGCTGCTCGAAGCGCTTCATCGATACAGGATGAGCTCCGGGTACTCCGTCCGATCGTGAAGGAGCCTTGAAAGGACAATAAGTCGTTTCGATTTTGGCTGGCTCTGTTTGATCTTCCATCATGTCGCATCCCCCGTGGCGAGCGGGTGCGGCACATGAAGCAAGGAGCCCTAAATTCTGTCAATTGTAAATGAGACTCCTTCGCAAGAGCAAGGCGGCTAATGCGAGCCGTAAGTTAGCGAAGGGCCAGTCAGTTAAGCATAGTCTCTGCTGCTGGAGAAAATTCTTCTCCTGTGTGATCTAGGAACACGGCGGCTAGGTTCCGTTTTCTGGCAAAAATCAACCCTTGCTCTTTTCCCATGAGAAATAGGGCGGTGGCGTAGGCATCTGCGTCCATGCAGTTTTGGCTCATGACGGAAACGCTTAACAGAGGAGTTTTCTCGTTTGTGGCCTTTGGATTAATGAGATGTCCGATGGGCTGGCCATCTACGATGTGATAGCGAAGGTAGTTTCCTGAGGTGGCCAATGCTATGTTGCAGAGGGCGATTCGCGTTTCCGGCAACCTTTGCCTGATTTGTAGATCCCGAGGTCTGTCGAGGGCAAACAGCCAGGGAGCTCCGCTAGGTTTGCAGCCCAGACCGCGGGCTTCGCCACCAATCTCGATCGTAAAGTTCTTTTGCCCGGCGAAGACCAGCGATTCGAAGATGAGGTCAACTGCAAAACCTTTAGCGATGGAGCAGAGGTCTAGCCCAAGGTTGCCAGGTTGTAGCACGCTACGAGCCTGGGTGTCTGTTTTGATCTGCCCAAAGCCAGCGGCGGTCATTGCCTGTTGGACGGAGGGCGAATTGTAGGCAGCTCCTGGGCTTTCGGAAGGGCCGAAACCGAGCAAGTCTATCGCATGGGCAAAAGTTGGGTCGTAGAGACCGTCGGTTTCTTTGGCGATCTCCAGAGCTCGCTGCAACACGCGGAATGCCTCGGGTCTGAATGCGATCCATTCTTGAGGGTTGCCGGCGTGAAATTTGCGGAGGTCCGAATTCGCTTCCCAAGGACTCATCTGGAGTACAACTGTATCCAATGCCTGGAGAACTAGGTTTTTGATTTCAGCTAATTCCAGTGAAGTGTGCCCCGACACATTGACGTTCCAATGGGTGCCCATCGTTTCTCCCGAAAGGGAGTGCACCTTCCAGTTGTCTTGGAAGGCGCCATGCCTGGCCGAACTGATATCGGAGGGTATGAGCAGTCGAGTCTCGGTAGCGTTCATTTCAACAAAAAGGCGATCCTGTCATAGATCGCCCGTTTGATTTCAACTTAATTCAGTTTTAGCTATTCAGGTAAAACTTCCACTACGAGCGTGTAGGAAGCCCCTCTTTTCACCTCATACCCGTGGAATTCTCCGCCTGCGATCTGGGTGGATCCATTTATCCAATACCTGCCTGCTTGGTCCCAGCTTACTTCAATTAAGCCTTCAGAGTCGCTTTCCAACTCTAGGGATCCCTCGGTATCACGATAGCGATCGTTTCCTTTCACGACCGTGATCTTCTGGCCGGAGGAGGGTTTGCCATCAAGGAGGACACGGAATTGGGCTGTTTCTCCTGTGTAGAGATCGTTAGGGTGACTAATGAATTCCAGCTCCAGTCCTTTGCCCGAAGGAGTGATGTCGGTTGGTTCGCCGGCGGATACATAGGTTTCAACTCGGTTGATGTTTTTGCGAAGCTGCAAATCCTCCATGGAGGCTAGGTCCATCGCTGCGAATTCCTTATCGGTGCCGCGCTTACGTTTTTTCTCTCCGTCTTCGGTCCAGGATGCGAACATCATGCCGCCTCCACTGTAGATCCGGTAAGTCCCTTGCTCCTTTAACTGCAATTCGAAGGAGGAGCGTATTTTGCCTTGAGCAGGGCTTTGTAGCTCCAGCTCTTGCCCGCTTGGGCTGATTGCGTGTACTCCATCGAGACGCAGGGCTACGTGGTTGGGATAGAATAGATTGTTGGATACGGCTGCTTCGAAGGAAACCCACTGGTCCTCTCCAGATAGTACGGTATAGGACGGGAGAATCCAAAGCCGGTGAGCTGAGGCTTGGCCGACTAGGCCGACTAGGCCGAGCACGGTGAGCAGGATGGCGAATGCCTTTGAAGTGCGGTGTAGTTTCATGACGATTTGGTTTTGTATTCAAAATATAGCTACGATTGTTACTCTTAGTTCTCGATCTTTAGGTTTACCTTGCCGAGCTCGCGTTCCCCGGCATCCGAAGCTTCGACCGGGTTTCCGCTTTGCCATTGGAAGGGGATGCGAATGAGTTCTCTGCCTCCTACTTCGCGGCTGGCTTCAACGACGAAGAAATAGGATCCACTCGGCTTCGAGCTCAGGTCAGTCGCGTTTAGGTCGACGGAAATCTCATGTTCACCAACTGGTTTGGTGGGGCCGCTTACTCCATCTACTGGCATGTCGACGGAACGCCCTCCTTTTCTCCACCATTGACGCAGGTCCTTTAACCAGGTTTCCCCTTCGCGATCCCGCATCTCCGTGTCGTACCAAACCGCGAGGTTGGCGATGAGCTCACGTTCCTCGGACTCTATCCATGCGGCGACGTAGGGACGATGGTACTCTGCCACGTCCAATTGTGGGATTTCTATCTTGGCTGTTAGCTGCCCAGCGGAGGCGGAGCTTACCACTGCGGGAACGCTTAGGGCTACCAGTGTTTTTGCGGAGCTGTTTTTCATGTTTGGTCAGAAATCGTTGGTGAAAATTGGATACTTAGTGGGCGAGAAAAATGAGAACTACGACCGGTATTGCGAAGCCGGCAGCTACGATAGGCCAGGTGCTGGGGCGTCTCTTGGCGTGAACCCAAAGTAGGGCTAGGCCTGTCAGGCAGAATATGACGCAAGCTACGGAAAAGACGTCCATGTAGACTATCCAAGCGAAGCCGGTGTTACGCCCTTTGTGCAGGTCGTTTAGGTAGGCAATAAATCCTCTGCTGGTCGTCTCGTAGATGACTTCGCCGGTTTCGCGATCGATGCTCATCCAAGCGTCGCCTCCAGGACGTGGCAGGTCCAAATAAATATCAACGTCCGACCATTCATAAGAGCGACCACCGGCATGAACTCCCATTTCGGAATCTAGCCATCTTCGCAGTTCTGTGGGGAGTGGCTTTCTTTCGTCGATCGCTTGATCGTCGGTGAAGGCGATCGCCTTTAGCAAATGGCTGGGAAGGGTAGCCTCGGACTCTTCGACTACCGGCTGAGATTTAATCTTGCCGGCGTGGTTTAGGGTGATGCCGGTAATCGCGAATAGAATCATCGCGACTAGGCATATCGCGCTGCTGACCCAGTGCCACAGGTAGAACTGTTTAGTCCAGAACGCCTTTTTACGTTTAGCTCCCATCTACGACTCGTCCCCATCTGATGAGTTTGGATAAGCGGGGTTCGCTTGGTTTGGCAGGGGAAGGGTTCGTTTCATCTATTGAGCAAAATCTGGATGTGTGTGGAAGAAGGTCGGTGATATTAGCTGTCTTGAGCCTTTGTTTCTGCTCCATGAGGGATTTCTCCGACTCGATGCGGGATTTCCTTTGGGGAGCTTTTTATCACTCTAGTCCGAAATGACTACCGGACGTGCCCAAGTATCGATAGATCCGCGGCAATGGTGCAGCGAGCCGTAGCTCGTAACGGCTCCGTTTAAATCCTTAGGGAAAAGGAAAATGGATCCGATCAGAATTTCGTGTGTAGGGATGCCCAGTAGATTCTGAATCTCCTCGGAGCGAAGAATTCCGCCGCTAGACCAGTAATTTGGGATCTTTCTCGCCGTGGCTGCTAGCAACATGTTTTGTACTGCAGATGAAGCTGCAGCTATATGTTCCATATTCTGAATACTAGGCTCGAATAGTTGCTCTGTGGCCGAATCACTCGGGTTTGGTATCCAAGTGGTTTGGATCATGTATTCGGCGACCGCTAACATCTGGGGGATCTTCGTTGTGTTTCCGAGTTCCAGGATCTTTTTCCTTAGCTTGCGGCATTGCTTAGCGTCGAGGTGGTAGCATCGCCAGGGCTGATGTCCCTGCAGGTCGCCTTTCTTGCTATCTCGGGGTATGGGCTTATGAAAAGGGGCGGCGTCAGCTGCTTTCAGGATCGGTTTTAAATCAAAACTCGGTTCTTCGCCTGTGCTCCACGGAGTCTCGCTCAGGGCCTTGGTGGTGCAGCGGGATTGAATGATAGAGTCTAGGATGGAGGGGAGTTGTTCTTGGCGTTCTGGCGTCATTCTCGGTGGTCAAAATTCGTTTCGAGGTGCCGTAGTCGGCGTTTCGACTTCGTGTGCTTTTCTATCTCTTTATAGCGATCGCTTACGAACTTAGGGGTGCATTGATTTCGTGCAATCTAGATGCTGACATGTAGTTAGATAAGGGATACCAACGTCTTTCGTGGAGAAGGACGTCTTGGCTGGAAGGCTAGGCTTGAAGCTTACGCGCCTTGCAGAGATGGCTCCCGCAGCTCGCAACGCGAGCGCACTTCCCACAGACGTATTTGGGCCGGGCTACCAAGGACTGGATTTCGTCGAAGTGTTCCTTCATGTGGACCTTCTTGAGTCCACAGAGCGATTTGATTTTCAGTTTCATAGCGGTCGTTAGAGATTCGACAGAATGACTGAAATGGAGGCATACCTCCACTCTGGGAGGGATTATGGGGACTCTGAAACGGATTTAGCGCTCTCGCCGGTGTTAGGAAGCGATCAACGAGAATCCATGGGTTGCATGGTTACCTGAACGGAGACGACTTGGTTCCCGCCCCCGGTTACCGCTCCGCCGAGCATGCTTACATCCGAGTAGTCCCGACCATGGGCGACTCTTACATGCTGGTCTCCGCAGACGATATTATTGGTGGGGTCTAGATCCATCCAGCCGTACGCAGGGTCAAAAACGGAAACCCAAGCATGGGATGCGTCCGCTCCGACCAGTCTTTCCTCGCCCTCGGGTGGGTGGGTCAGGATGTATCCGCTCACGTATCTGGCGGCGACTTTGCAACTGCGGAGGGCTGCGATCATGAGGTGGGCGAAATCTTGGCAAACTCCTCGCTTATCTCGTATGATTTGGCTGACCGGGGTGTTTATATCCGTCGCCTTGGAGTCGAATTCGAATTCGGTATCGAAGGCTTCTAGCATTTCGGCGAGAGAGTCGCCTATCGGTTTTTGCGCTTCGAAGAACCGTTTTCCGAAGGTTTCCACCTCGGGTAAGTCCGGGGTGGCTTCGGTATGGTAGAGGAAGGGTTTGGTGTCGACGTGAGAGGGGTGGGAGTAGTCTAGGTGGGCTGCCTTGACCTGGGCCCAGGTGCTCTTGAGAGCGAACATGTCAGGGGTGCTCCGCATGACCTCTACCAGACTTCGAGCGTCCACTACCAACGACTCATGGCTCTCCTGTATGGAGAAGGTATGCATGGTGTTTTCGAAAAAATCGATCCGTTCGATCAGATCAGAACTTGAAGGCTCGGTTTTTAGCGAAAAATGCTGGCACACTTGCTGAGCGTCGTTGAGCGGCTTGAGGTGGGCAGAGTGGTGCGACGTAGATACCGGAAACTGGTAGTCGTAAATGGTGCGGTGCTGGATCTGGTAGCGTGCCATATCAACCGAGGTTTATTTGCGCCGACTGTCGGACCTGGGGTTGCGTATGAGCGAAGTAGGTGCTCTCGATGTGTGACCCAAGCAAGCCAAGATTGGTGATTATTTCTTGGAAGAACGTATCGAGCTTTCCGCCTTCTCCTCTCGAGTCGATGGTGAAGGCTGAGATATCGGCGAGGGCTACGCTGCTGAAAACTCGGAGGGCGGTTTGGTCAATCGGGTTTCTCTCGCCGTTTATGGCGTGAGGGAGCTCTGCGAGCAGGTTTTTCAGCTGTTGGGCTTGGAAGGCGAGGGCTCTCGGATTATCGTAGTCGAGACAAATGACATCGAGTGTGTTGATATCTGTGTATGTATTCAGATATCTACGACGGTAAGTCATAGCGCTGTCCGCCCAGGCTAGAAGTTTTGGGATTAGGATTTCGTCGTCCTTTTCGCGTCCAA
This region of Pelagicoccus albus genomic DNA includes:
- a CDS encoding helix-turn-helix transcriptional regulator yields the protein MMEDQTEPAKIETTYCPFKAPSRSDGVPGAHPVSMKRFEQRPGMTFVRASLSNLQQGRLNWPARSFLQIAFICSGTVELIQHGEKRVKPNAGDWLLIKPAQEPLEFHVEEASEVFWIGFDQQATAELTGFSDTISPELIDEAKPHLSCHSSAGRLLSIAEELAGLEGNNTRERLMIESKSLEWLVLILDQPLFSPCRAIAPIRDTRDSIALAAAARIMSDRYSEDHSIASLSRTVHLNEFKLKRGFKEHYGTTVFGYLRQIRMERAREMLERRDKSVIEIANSVGYSNPSHFARAFKQAFGMNPSELLPSSR
- a CDS encoding ferritin gives rise to the protein MNLPVELASALNAQIGMEFQASYSYLSMSSYFEANSWDGFASWMSLQSDEERVHAMKFYTYLLDRGATVALPAIEAPEYEFSSPLAVFETSLAQEKKVTAAINNLYKIAIQTDDFATVSFLKWFLDEQVEEEKNVGDMIEKLKRAEGNPDAMLMLDNIAANRPREEGE
- a CDS encoding DUF2271 domain-containing protein, whose amino-acid sequence is MKNSSAKTLVALSVPAVVSSASAGQLTAKIEIPQLDVAEYHRPYVAAWIESEERELIANLAVWYDTEMRDREGETWLKDLRQWWRKGGRSVDMPVDGVSGPTKPVGEHEISVDLNATDLSSKPSGSYFFVVEASREVGGRELIRIPFQWQSGNPVEASDAGERELGKVNLKIEN
- a CDS encoding FAD:protein FMN transferase, translating into MNATETRLLIPSDISSARHGAFQDNWKVHSLSGETMGTHWNVNVSGHTSLELAEIKNLVLQALDTVVLQMSPWEANSDLRKFHAGNPQEWIAFRPEAFRVLQRALEIAKETDGLYDPTFAHAIDLLGFGPSESPGAAYNSPSVQQAMTAAGFGQIKTDTQARSVLQPGNLGLDLCSIAKGFAVDLIFESLVFAGQKNFTIEIGGEARGLGCKPSGAPWLFALDRPRDLQIRQRLPETRIALCNIALATSGNYLRYHIVDGQPIGHLINPKATNEKTPLLSVSVMSQNCMDADAYATALFLMGKEQGLIFARKRNLAAVFLDHTGEEFSPAAETMLN
- a CDS encoding nitroreductase family protein, which gives rise to MTPERQEQLPSILDSIIQSRCTTKALSETPWSTGEEPSFDLKPILKAADAAPFHKPIPRDSKKGDLQGHQPWRCYHLDAKQCRKLRKKILELGNTTKIPQMLAVAEYMIQTTWIPNPSDSATEQLFEPSIQNMEHIAAASSAVQNMLLAATARKIPNYWSSGGILRSEEIQNLLGIPTHEILIGSIFLFPKDLNGAVTSYGSLHHCRGSIDTWARPVVISD
- a CDS encoding PepSY-associated TM helix domain-containing protein yields the protein MGAKRKKAFWTKQFYLWHWVSSAICLVAMILFAITGITLNHAGKIKSQPVVEESEATLPSHLLKAIAFTDDQAIDERKPLPTELRRWLDSEMGVHAGGRSYEWSDVDIYLDLPRPGGDAWMSIDRETGEVIYETTSRGFIAYLNDLHKGRNTGFAWIVYMDVFSVACVIFCLTGLALLWVHAKRRPSTWPIVAAGFAIPVVVLIFLAH
- a CDS encoding DUF4198 domain-containing protein, which gives rise to MKLHRTSKAFAILLTVLGLVGLVGQASAHRLWILPSYTVLSGEDQWVSFEAAVSNNLFYPNHVALRLDGVHAISPSGQELELQSPAQGKIRSSFELQLKEQGTYRIYSGGGMMFASWTEDGEKKRKRGTDKEFAAMDLASMEDLQLRKNINRVETYVSAGEPTDITPSGKGLELEFISHPNDLYTGETAQFRVLLDGKPSSGQKITVVKGNDRYRDTEGSLELESDSEGLIEVSWDQAGRYWINGSTQIAGGEFHGYEVKRGASYTLVVEVLPE
- a CDS encoding transglutaminase family protein, producing the protein MARYQIQHRTIYDYQFPVSTSHHSAHLKPLNDAQQVCQHFSLKTEPSSSDLIERIDFFENTMHTFSIQESHESLVVDARSLVEVMRSTPDMFALKSTWAQVKAAHLDYSHPSHVDTKPFLYHTEATPDLPEVETFGKRFFEAQKPIGDSLAEMLEAFDTEFEFDSKATDINTPVSQIIRDKRGVCQDFAHLMIAALRSCKVAARYVSGYILTHPPEGEERLVGADASHAWVSVFDPAYGWMDLDPTNNIVCGDQHVRVAHGRDYSDVSMLGGAVTGGGNQVVSVQVTMQPMDSR